Part of the Pseudomonadota bacterium genome, TACTGCTGCTCATAGGATCTCAGGAATTTCTGAGCCGTTTGATTGAGACCCTCCATTACCGACCGTTCACGCCCCTATCTGCAGATCGGCAGCCGCGTGGCGGAAACATGTCACGGCTTTGCCGCGCTCTCGGCGCCCTGGGACACGCCGTTGGTTTCGCCGGACGACGGCTCCTTCAACGTGAGTGAGTAAGCCGCGGCGATGAAGTTCAGAATTGCCACCAGAATGACCGGCCAGATGACACCCTGGATTTGCGCGATGTAGCCGAAGAAGGCCGCGACGACGAGCGCAAGGATCGCGCTCACCGTGTTGGTCACCGCGACATAATACGTAAGCTCCTCTTTCGGCGCCGCGTCGATCAGGAACAGCATGCGCGACTGGTTCACCGCCTGAATACCGGCGGCGGCCATGCCGAAGACAAAACAATGGGCCAGAACGGTCTGGAGCGACGAGACTTCATCGATGGCCAGGGCCCACATGCCCGCGACACCCACGAGCGCTGAACCCAGCGCCATCGCGACCCGTTGCGAGCGCTTGCCGACCCGCTGCCAAATCGGCCCAGCAATGATGACCGCCACACTCGTCGCGATAACAAAGGCGCTAAGGCCCGACGCGTTCTTGTCGGCGTGGTGGGTCGCACCGTGCACGGCGTAGAACGGCATCGCGACGATGACGGTGGTCGTCAGGCAACGCATATAGAGGTAACGGCGGAACCAGCGGAACTGCAGGACGTCGCGAAACTTTTCCATTCGCACGAACAAACTGGGTTTTGTCTCCCGCCTCGGGTGGCCTTCGCCCGCCTCGCCTCGCGGCGTCTTCGGCGCGACCTTGACCTCGCGGAAGAACACAATAATCACCGCCGCCACCGCCGTGACCGCCGCCGCAGCAATTGCCAGGTTGACGTAGTGGACGACCGACTTGTCGCCCTCCGACAATTCGTAGATGGACCAGGTGACGGCAATGGTGACCACACCAGCTGCGGCCGACATCAGGTAGAGGCCGGAGTTTCGCCGCGACTTGCTGAGGTTGAGCGACATCAAGTCGTTGAACGCGAGACCATTGATGCCCTTGGCGAGCCCCATGGCGACGGATGCGCTGGCGAAGATGAGCATGACGACCCAGTGATCGGCGATGCTGGCACTCCACGCCGCCGCGGCCAACCCGGCCGCCGTCATCATCCAGCCGGCGAACAAGATCCACTTTCGGCCCCGCGCGGCGCTGACATAGGGCGCGGCAACGACCTGTCCGACCAGCCGCGAGCCCGACACGATCGGCATGAGCATGCCGGCCAGAAATACCGGCGATCCAGTCGCAACATAGAGGTAGGGAAGTAGGAGCCGCGCGCTGCCTATCGACTTCGAGGCATTCGCGACAATGCCCTGAGCCAGAAAAACGGCATAGTTCCAGTTCGCCGTTCGCCTCTCGGATTTCGTTTGGTCTGTGTTTTCTGTAGCTGCCCCGTCACCACGACTAGACGGGTTGATCATGGACCACCCGCTTGGACACCACACGAATTGGCAGCTTGAGACCGCACTCTTTTACACCTCCACCAGCGCCGGCGCGGAGGGTAGCACAACGCCACGAGCGATGTCATCGGCCCGTCTGTGCCCATGGAACGTCATGCAGGCCGGCCTTCTGAAGCCGGGTTCTCAAGGGTTAGTGGCGGAGAGGAAGGGATTCGAACCCTCGATGGGCTTTTGACCCATACTCCCTTAGCAGGGGAGCGCCTTCGACCACTCGGCCACCTCTCCGCCGCCGTTTCTAGTGATGGCGGCAGGCCGCGTCAATATTCCGGATTGGGCGCGGCAGGCGCCTCATGCGTCCTCGGCACCCTCCTCGACTCTGGCCACCCACTCCTCCTCGGAGATCGTGCCGCGCTTTTCGACCTCCCGCCGCTCATGGTCGCGCAGGCCGTCTTTCAGCGTGTCGATGCGCTTCCATTCGGCCAGCGGCGTCTCTTCGCCTTCGCGCGGCACGTAGTGAGACGCCTTCACCTTGCGGTAGCGATGGACGTAACGCGGGCAGTTGACCCAAATGTCCGTTATCGCGACCCGCACAGCAAGGTCGGCCTCCTTCCACAGGCCGGTCACGGCCTCGTCGCGAACAAGTTCGGCGATGCCCTGCAGACGCATCCGACGCGGCTTCTCGAAGTCGATGAAGAGCATGCCGACCTCTGCGCTCCCGGCGATGTTGCCCATGGAATAGAACATGCCGTTGCCGTCATAGCTTGGAAACAGCAGCGTACCGGGATCGGCGACCTTGATGAAACCGGGATCGCCGCCTTTGTAGGAGACGGTCGGGCGGCCGCGATCGTCGACTGTGGACAGGAAGAACATGTCCCGTGATTCGATGAAGGCCCGTTCGCTTTCTTCAAGCTTGTCGTGCAGGTCGCTCTCGATGTTGAGGTCGGCCATCCGGCGGGTGCCGAAGGCGTCCTGTAGCTCGCGGTGGCTGTCATTGAACATGCGGCTCATGGGAGTTCCTCTGCTTACTCGACTTCAACGCCGCGCTGGACGGCCGGGCGTTCGCCAATCGTGTCGTACCAGCGTTTTGTATTGGGAAAGTCGTCCCAGTTGGTGTCGTACCACTCCGCGCGCATGACCCAGGGCCAGGTCGCGATATCGGCAATCGAATACTCACCCGCCAGATAATCGACATCGGCAAGACGCGTATTGATGACACCCAGCAGGCGCATAGCCTCGGCGCGGTAGCGCTCGACGGCGTAAGGCACCTCCTCCCTGGCAAATTTGATGAAGTGATTGGCCTGGCCGAACATTGGCCCGACACCGCCCATCTGGAACATCAGCCATTGCAGCACGTCCAACCGGGCGCGTGGTTCGCTGGGCAGGAACTGGCCGGTCTTCTCAGCCAGGTAAATCAGGATCGCGCCGGACTCGAAGACCGAGATCGGTTTGCCGTCCGGACCGTCAGGATCGACGATTGCTGGGATCTTGTTGTTTGGGCTGATCTCCAGAAACGCCTGCTTGTACTGATCGCCGGAACCGATATCGACGTGATGCGCCTGGTACGGAAGCCCTACTTCCTCCAGCATGATGGAGACCTTGCGGCCGTTTGGTGTGCCCCACCAATAAAGATCGATCATCGTGTTCGCTCCCCTTTTATGTCTTCGCCCAGTCGGGATTGTCGAAGCGCTGCACCTCGATCAAGTGGCCATCGGGGTCGCGCAGAAAGAAACTGTAGACGCCATATTGCGGCAGTGCTTTGGGCGGGCCTTCGGTGGAAACACCCTCGGCCGTCAGGCGCGCGTACCAACCGTCGACATCATCGGTGATCAAGGACAAGCAGAGGCCGCGCGGCTCGCACGGGCGTCCCTCGCCTTCCTGACAGACTCCCAGATAGCTGCTGCCGGCAATGCGATAGATACGCGCCACGCCTTCGTCATGGATCAGCGGCAGCGCCAGGACCTCTTCGTAGAACGCGAAGGCGCGCGGTGTGTCCGGCGTATAGATAAACGTCACGAAGGCATCGAGATCGGTTGGGTCGCCATTGTTCACGGTCTGTCGTCCTTCTCGTCTGGATTGTCGGCGGCATCGTGCCGCCGGTAGAACATGGCGAATGCCAGAGGCTGGCCATCGAACAGCGGGATGTCGCGCCGCTTGAACAAAGGTATCAACACCATACCGGCCAGGAAACCGCCGACATGGGCCCACCACGCGGTCTCGTTGTCCTCATCACCCCCGACGACAAGCGCCGCGCCAATCTGAAACAGGATCCAGAAGACGAGCACCAGACCGACATTGAGCCGTATCGGTACCGTGCGCATGACCAGGATCAGGAGGCGCCGGCGTGGATGCAGCACGAGGTAGCCGCCGAGTATGCCGGCGATAGCGCCACTGGCGCCAACCACGGGCACCGTACTGCTGGGAGCAACGACCACCTCCGAGAGGCCGGCAACGATGCCGCACAGGAGAAAGAAAAAGACAAAGCGCACATGGCCGGTGGCGTCCTCGATGTTGTCGCCAAAGACCCACAGGAACAACATGTTGCCGCCGACATGCCAGTAGCTGGAGTGAAGGAACATGCTGGTGAAGATCGTCGCCCAGGCGGGGACCTTCTCAAGCGACGGCATCAACTCGCGCCCGCCGGTCAGCACCGCCGGGATCAGGCCGTAGCTGTACCAAAAGCTCCAAAGGCTCTCGTCGTCCAGCGTTAACTGCCACAGGAAGACGAGGACGTTGGCGGCGATTAGCACCGCCGTCACAATCTGAAAGCCGATCAGGCGGAGGTCGTTTTCGTCGCTGATCGGAATGAAAGGCACGGGCTCTGCTTCACCTCACGCATGGGTCAGGGCGCGGTCGAGATCGGCGATCAAATCGTCGATGTGTTCGATGCCAACCGACAGGCGCAACAGGTCCTTAGGCACCGGACTATCCGCGCCCTCGACGCTGCCACGATGCTCGACCAGGCTCTCGACACCGCCCAAGGACGTCGCCGTCTTGAACACCCGGAAGCCCGACCATACACGCTTGGCGGCATCTTCGCCGCCCCCGACGCGGATGCTGAGCATGGCGCCGAAACCGCCGGCCATTTGTCCACGCGCCATGTCATGACCGGCGAAACTGGCAAGGCCGGGATAAAGCACCTGGCTGACCGCGCCGTGATTCTCCAGGTGCTCGGCCACCGCCATCGCGTTGGCCATGGCGCGCTCCAGGCGTACATCGAGCGTGCGCATGCCGCGCATCAAGAGCCAGGCTTCGAACGGGCCGAGGATCGCACCGGCAAGATGGCGGACGGCCGCGACCTCTTGCCAGAAATCATCGTCACGCGCGGTGACCAGCGCGCCGGCGACAACGTCACTGTGGCCGTTCAGGTACTTGGTCGCCGAGTGCATGACCATGTCGGCATCCAGGTCGAGCGGACGGGTCACAAGCGGCGTGGCGAACGTGTTGTCGGCAACAAGGCGCGCGCCGACATCGTGCGCGATCGCCGCGGCACCGGCGATATCGATGATCGTCATTTCCGGATTGGCCGGCGTTTCGATCCAGACAACCTTCGTCTCGCCGTCGCGTACCATGGCGCGCAACGCGTCGAGATCGCCCGACGGGAACCAGTCGATGGCGATGCCCCATTTGACGGCGAGTTGTTTCAGAAACGCGCGCACGCCCCAATAGAGTGTGTCCTGAACGACGACATGATCGCCGTGGCTGAGCGCTTGGAAGACGGCAGCAGTCGCCGCCATGCCCGAACTGAAGATCCTGGCGGCGGCTCCGCCTTCGAGTTCGGCGAGCAGCGCTTCCGGCTGTTCGAAATTCGGGTTGTGATCACGGCCGTAACTATAGCCTTCGCCATAGGCGTCGGGCGCGCGCTGATAGGTCGCGGCCATGTAGAGCGGCAGAATGACGCCGCCATGGGGCTTGCTTTCCCAACCCAGCCCCTGCGCCAGGTTGGTCGCGGTGCCTGGCTTGCGGTTGGACGCCGGCCCGCCAAGAGCCTGGTCCAGATCGGCGATCAGGTCGTCCTGGTCCTCCAGCCCGATTGACAGCCGCAACAGGGATGGCGGCACGGGCGTGTCGTAGCCGTCGGAGACGTGGCGGTGTTCGATCAGACTTTCGGGGCCGCCCAGTGACGTCGCGTTCTTGAACACCTTCGTGCCGCCCCACACGGCGGCGGCTTCATCGGCACCGCCATCGACGTCGAACGCAATCATGGCGCCAAAGCCGGCCATCTGTCGTCGCGCGAGATCGTGGCTGGGGTGCTCGGGCAGACCGGGATAGTAGACGCGGCTGACGCGATCGTGCTGGGCCAGGAACGCCGCGACAGCCTGCGCGTTCTGCTGCGCGCGCTCCATGCGCACATGCAGCGTCCGCATGCCGCGCAACATCAGCCAGGTCTCGAACGGTCCCAGCACCGCACCGGACCGGAACCGCATGTGCGCGATGTGGTCCCAGAAATCGTCGCATCGCGCGGTGGCGATCGAACCGGCGACGACGTCGCTGTGGCCGTTCAGGAACTTCGTCGCCGAATGCAGAACGAGGTCCGCGCCAAGGTCGATGGGCCGAAACAGCGGCGGCGGCGCAAACGTGCTGTCGACCACAAGCCGCGCGCCAGCGTCGTGCGCAATCGCCGACGCGGCCGCGATATCGGTGACGATGAGTTCGGGATTGGATGGCGCCTCGACCCAGACGATCTTCGTCTCACCGGGCCGCATCAGCGTTTTGAGCGCATCAAGATCGCCGGCGGGATAGCTATCGAACCGGATGCCCCAGTGGTTCGCCATGTCGGTGGCCAAAAAATGAAGGCCGCCATAGGCCATCTTGGGGATCAGGACGTGATCGCCGACGGTTAGCGCTTCGGCGACCATCGCCATCGACGCCGACCCGGACCCGGTGACAAGCGCCGCCTCGGCGCCTTCGAGCCGCGCGATCAGCGCCTCGACCTGCCAGTAACAGGGATTGTCGGGCCTGCTGTACCAAAGGCCCTCGTCCACTGGCATGGCGGGATCGCGCTTATAGGTCGTCGCCGGTTCGATGGCCGGGACAACGCCGCCGGACATCGGCTCCAGCCAACCGAGCGCCTGGGCGAGCAGCGTGTCGGTGTTCGCCCCGGCCGGCAGGTCAGCCATCGAGCTTCTTGCGAAGCAGCTCGTTCACCACCTTGGGATTGGCCTTGCCGCCGGACGCTTTCATGACCTGGCCGACGAAGAAACCGAACAGCTTGTCCTTGCCGCCACGATACTCCGCGACCTTGGCGTCCTCACGCGCCATGACTTCGTCGATCACGGCCTCGATCGCGCCGGTATCGGAGACCTGTTTCAGGCCCTTCTCCTCGACGATGACGCCGGCCGCCTTGCCGGTCTCGAACATGTCGGTGAAGACGTCCTTGGCCGTGCGGCCTGAGATTGTGCCGTCAGCGATCAAGTCCAAGAGTTCGCCCATGGCGGCGGCGGAGACTGGGCTTTCGTCAACCGACTTGCCGGCCTTGTTGAGCTGGCCGAACAACTCGCTGATCACCCAGTTGGCGGCAAGCTTCTTGTCGCGGCCCTCGGCGACCTCCTCATAAAACGCGGCGTTCTCCTGCTCGGCGACAAGCACGCCCGCGTCATAGGCCGACAGCGAAAACTCCGCCATGAAGCGGTCCTTCTTGGCATCCGGCAATTCGGGCAGCGTCTCGCCGATGCCGTCGACCCAGGCCTGCTCCAGGCGCAGCGGCAGCAGGTCGGGATCGGGAAAATAGCGGTAGTCGTGCGCTTCCTCCTTGCTCCTCATGCTGCGCGTCTCGCCGCGATTGACGTCGAACAGACGGGTTTCCTGATCGACGTCGCCGCCGGCCTCCAGGACATCGATCTGGCGCATCGCTTCGTATTCGATCGCACGCTGCATGAAGCGCATGGAGTTGAGGTTCTTGATCTCGCAGCGGGTGCCCAGTTCGCCGCCCGGCTTGCGCACGGAGACGTTGGCGTCGACGCGCAGCGAACCCTCCTGCATGTTGCCGTCGCAGGTGCCGACATAACGCAGGATCGAACGCAGCTTGCGCACATAGGCGCCGGCTTCTTCCGGCGAGCGCAATTCCGGCTTTGATACGATCTCCATCAGCCCGATGCCCGAACGGTTCAAGTCGACATAGGACGATGCGGGATCCTGGTCGTGCAGGCTCTTGCCCGCGTCCTGTTCGACATGCAGACGCTCGATGCCGATATCGCGGGTCTCGCCGTCTTCCATGTCGATGGTCAGGCTGCCTTCCGACACCACCGGCTGTTTGTACTGACTGATCTGATAGCCCTGCGGCAGGTCGGGGTAGAAATAGTTCTTCCGGTCGAACACCGAATGGGTGTTGATCGTGCCGTTGAGCGCCAGGCCGGTGCGCACCGCCTGTTCGATACAGGTCATGTTGATCACCGGCAGCATGCCCGGCATGCCCGCATCGATCGGCGAGACCTGGGCGTTGGGATCGGCGCCGAACTCGGTCGAGGCGCCGGAGAACAGCTTCGACTTCGAGATGATCTGGGCGTGAACCTCCAGCCCGATCACGTATTCCCAGGTGCCCGTCGCGCCTTCGATGGTGTTCGCCATTGTTCAGATCCCTTCCGGGCGGGCATCGAAGGCCGCGGCGACTTCCAGCGCCCGCGCGACCTTGAGGACCGTTGGTTCGTCAAACGCCTTGCCCAGCACCTGCAGGCCAAGCGGCAGCCCTTCGCTGGAGAGACCCGCCGGGACCGAAACGCCGGGGATGCCCGCCATGCTGGCGGGCACGGTGAAGACGTCATTCAGATACATCTCGATCGGATCGGTCGGCGGATCGTCGGCGCTGAAGGCTGTGTTCGGCGCCGTCGGTGTCAGGACGGCGTCGACCGACGCGAACGCCGACTTGAAGTCTTCGGCGATGCGCGTCCTCACCTTCTGCGCCTTCAGGTAATAGGCGTCGTAATAGCCCGCCGAAAGCACGTAGGTGCCGATCAGAACGCGGCGCTGTACTTCGGCGCCGAAGCCCTCGGCCCGGGTCTTTTCGTACATGGTGGTCAGATCGTCGGCCTCGACACGCAGGCCATACTTCACGCCGTCATAGCGCGCCAGGTTCGACGACGCCTCAGCCGGCGCGACTATATAGTACGCGGGGAGCGCATACTTGGTGTGCGGCAGGCTGATCTCGACTGTCTTGGCGCCCTGCTCCTCGAGCCAATGGATACCCTTCTGCCAGAGATCCTCGATGTCGCCGGGCATGCCATCAACCCGGTATTCCTTGGGAATACCGATGGTGAGGCCCTTCACGCCATCGTCGATGCCGGCCTCATAGTCGGGCACCTCGATATCGACCGAGGTCGAGTCCTTCTCGTCATGACCGGCCATGGCGCCCAGCAGGATCGCGCAATCGCGCACCGAGCGCGCCATGGGTCCCGCCTGATCGAGCGATGAGGCAAACGCGACAATGCCCCAGCGCGAACAGCGGCCATAGGTCGGCTTCAAACCGGTGATGCCGGTGAAGGACGCGGGCTGGCGGATCGAGCCGCCGGTATCCGTGCCCGTTGCGCCCAGCGCCATGCGCGCCGCGACCGCCGAGGCCGAGCCGCCGGACGATCCGCCGGGCACCAGCTTCCTGTTGTCGCCGGGCATGCGCCACGGGTTGATCGCGCCGCCGTAGTAGCTGGTCAGGTTCGATGACCCCATGGCGAACTCGTCCATGTTGGTCTTGCCAAGCATGACCGCGCCCGCCGCCCACATGTTGGCGGTGACCGTTGATTCATAGGGCGGCTGGAATCCGTCCAGGATGTGAGAGCCGGCGGTGGTCAACAGCCCCTTGGTGCAGAACAGGTCCTTGATCGCGACGGGAATACCTTCGAGCGCCCCGACTTCGCCCCCGGCACGCCGCTTGTCCGAGGCCTCGGCCATGGCAAGCGCCGTTTCCGGCGCCTCTGTTATGAAGGCATTGAGGTCGCGGTGGCGCTCCATGGCCCCGATCTGCGCCTCGGCCAGTTCGCGCGACGACGTTTCACCAGAATGCAGGAGGTCGCGCGCATCAGCGATCGTGATGTCGACAAGATCGCTCATCATTCAACCACCTTCGGCACGACATAGAAGCCGTGAACCGCCTTTGGCGCGTTGGCCAGCACGTCGTCCTGGCGCGCGCCGTCAGTCACCTCATCGGGCCGCGACTTCAGCGTCATCTCGACGACGCTGGTCATCGGCTCGACGTCGGCGGTGTCGACCTCGTCCAGTTGCTCGACCCAGTCGATGATGCCGGAGAGTTCGCCGGCAAGGCGCTCCTGGTCTTCCTCACCGACGTCGATGCGGGCGAGTTTGGCGATGCGGGCGACAGTGGCCTTATCGAGCGACATGTGACAATGTCTCCACGACCCCAGGCGAAACGCGTACCCACGCGATTTGTTTGGGGTCATTATCTATTGGTTTCTGGTGTGATTCAGCTTCCGTTGCACGGCGCCCTTGATAGCCGGGCATCGGAACCATCACACCAGCGCGAAGTCACTGAAACAACGCAGAAAATCGTGACAGAAGATGTATCAGGGCGCGGGAACCTATCACCCGCCTCAACGACCAGCAAGCCTGTGACCGAGCTCGACGCCTTTGCCGTCGCGCTGCCGGCAGCGGGCGCGCTTCTGGGCCTGGATATCGGCGACAAGACCATCGGCCTCGCGGTATCCGACGGCACCCGCCTGATCGCCTCGCCCGTCGATACGATCAGGCGCGGCAAATGGCAGAACGACTTGCGCCAACTGCTGGATCTGATCGCCGATCGCAGCATCGTCGGTCTTGTCGCCGGCCTGCCGCGCAACATGGACGGCAGCGAGGGGCCGCGGGCTCAGGCGACCCGGCAGATCGCGCGGAACATTCTGAAAGCCGTCGATCTGCCGTTCCTGCTTTGGGACGAGCGGCTTTCCACCCAGGCGGTCGAGCGCGCCATGTTGGAGGCCGACCTGAGCCGCGCAAAACGCGGCGAAAAGGTCGACCAGCTTGCCGCCGCCTACATCCTGCAAGGCGTCCTTGACGCGCTTAAACAAAGGGGACTGGCAGCGGGTGGTTGAGACCTTTGTGGCGCTGGCGCCCATCTTCCTGGTCATTGCCGCCGGCGTTCTGATCAAGCGGTGGCTAGCCGCCGGTGACAACTTCTGGTCCGCGGCCGAACGCCTGACTTACTTCGTCCTGTTCCCCGCGCTTCTGATCGCCCGGTTGGCTACCAACGAGATCAGCGGAGACGGCATCGTGCCGACCATGGTGGCACTCGTCGCCCCCGCTCTCGTGCTCTCGGCCGCCCTGCCCCTCCTCAAATCCTATCTCAGGATGAACAACACGGACTTCGCGACCTTCCTGATGGCGTCGATCCGTTTCAACACCTACACGGGCCTTGCCGCCAGCGTCGCGCTCTATGGCCAAGCCGGCCTCGCCGTCTTCGGTATCCTGCTTGCCGTCTACATCCCGACCGTCAACGTCATCAGTTGCCTGGCGCTTGGCCGCTGGGCCTCGCCAGCCGCGACCACGTGGCGCTTCATGGCCCGCGCGATCGCTACCAACCCGCTGGTGCTGGCGTGTGTCATCGGCATCTTGCTGAACGTCAGCGGGCTCGGCCTGCCGCACTTCGTCGATGCGACCTTCGACATCATGGGCGAAGCTGCGCTAGGTCTGGGCCTGCTCTGCATCGGCGCA contains:
- a CDS encoding glutathione S-transferase N-terminal domain-containing protein → MIDLYWWGTPNGRKVSIMLEEVGLPYQAHHVDIGSGDQYKQAFLEISPNNKIPAIVDPDGPDGKPISVFESGAILIYLAEKTGQFLPSEPRARLDVLQWLMFQMGGVGPMFGQANHFIKFAREEVPYAVERYRAEAMRLLGVINTRLADVDYLAGEYSIADIATWPWVMRAEWYDTNWDDFPNTKRWYDTIGERPAVQRGVEVE
- a CDS encoding pyridoxamine 5'-phosphate oxidase family protein; translation: MSRMFNDSHRELQDAFGTRRMADLNIESDLHDKLEESERAFIESRDMFFLSTVDDRGRPTVSYKGGDPGFIKVADPGTLLFPSYDGNGMFYSMGNIAGSAEVGMLFIDFEKPRRMRLQGIAELVRDEAVTGLWKEADLAVRVAITDIWVNCPRYVHRYRKVKASHYVPREGEETPLAEWKRIDTLKDGLRDHERREVEKRGTISEEEWVARVEEGAEDA
- the gatC gene encoding Asp-tRNA(Asn)/Glu-tRNA(Gln) amidotransferase subunit GatC, whose translation is MSLDKATVARIAKLARIDVGEEDQERLAGELSGIIDWVEQLDEVDTADVEPMTSVVEMTLKSRPDEVTDGARQDDVLANAPKAVHGFYVVPKVVE
- the gatB gene encoding Asp-tRNA(Asn)/Glu-tRNA(Gln) amidotransferase subunit GatB, which translates into the protein MANTIEGATGTWEYVIGLEVHAQIISKSKLFSGASTEFGADPNAQVSPIDAGMPGMLPVINMTCIEQAVRTGLALNGTINTHSVFDRKNYFYPDLPQGYQISQYKQPVVSEGSLTIDMEDGETRDIGIERLHVEQDAGKSLHDQDPASSYVDLNRSGIGLMEIVSKPELRSPEEAGAYVRKLRSILRYVGTCDGNMQEGSLRVDANVSVRKPGGELGTRCEIKNLNSMRFMQRAIEYEAMRQIDVLEAGGDVDQETRLFDVNRGETRSMRSKEEAHDYRYFPDPDLLPLRLEQAWVDGIGETLPELPDAKKDRFMAEFSLSAYDAGVLVAEQENAAFYEEVAEGRDKKLAANWVISELFGQLNKAGKSVDESPVSAAAMGELLDLIADGTISGRTAKDVFTDMFETGKAAGVIVEEKGLKQVSDTGAIEAVIDEVMAREDAKVAEYRGGKDKLFGFFVGQVMKASGGKANPKVVNELLRKKLDG
- the ruvX gene encoding Holliday junction resolvase RuvX; its protein translation is MTELDAFAVALPAAGALLGLDIGDKTIGLAVSDGTRLIASPVDTIRRGKWQNDLRQLLDLIADRSIVGLVAGLPRNMDGSEGPRAQATRQIARNILKAVDLPFLLWDERLSTQAVERAMLEADLSRAKRGEKVDQLAAAYILQGVLDALKQRGLAAGG
- a CDS encoding rhomboid family intramembrane serine protease, yielding MPFIPISDENDLRLIGFQIVTAVLIAANVLVFLWQLTLDDESLWSFWYSYGLIPAVLTGGRELMPSLEKVPAWATIFTSMFLHSSYWHVGGNMLFLWVFGDNIEDATGHVRFVFFFLLCGIVAGLSEVVVAPSSTVPVVGASGAIAGILGGYLVLHPRRRLLILVMRTVPIRLNVGLVLVFWILFQIGAALVVGGDEDNETAWWAHVGGFLAGMVLIPLFKRRDIPLFDGQPLAFAMFYRRHDAADNPDEKDDRP
- a CDS encoding AEC family transporter, encoding MVETFVALAPIFLVIAAGVLIKRWLAAGDNFWSAAERLTYFVLFPALLIARLATNEISGDGIVPTMVALVAPALVLSAALPLLKSYLRMNNTDFATFLMASIRFNTYTGLAASVALYGQAGLAVFGILLAVYIPTVNVISCLALGRWASPAATTWRFMARAIATNPLVLACVIGILLNVSGLGLPHFVDATFDIMGEAALGLGLLCIGASLRWQSLVESRWPIAAAASAKLIVLPLLAGLATWILGVEGLERQVVILFAALPASPSAYVLARQMSGNAGMMAGVITGTTVLAMVTIPLALAVLA
- a CDS encoding MFS transporter; the protein is MINPSSRGDGAATENTDQTKSERRTANWNYAVFLAQGIVANASKSIGSARLLLPYLYVATGSPVFLAGMLMPIVSGSRLVGQVVAAPYVSAARGRKWILFAGWMMTAAGLAAAAWSASIADHWVVMLIFASASVAMGLAKGINGLAFNDLMSLNLSKSRRNSGLYLMSAAAGVVTIAVTWSIYELSEGDKSVVHYVNLAIAAAAVTAVAAVIIVFFREVKVAPKTPRGEAGEGHPRRETKPSLFVRMEKFRDVLQFRWFRRYLYMRCLTTTVIVAMPFYAVHGATHHADKNASGLSAFVIATSVAVIIAGPIWQRVGKRSQRVAMALGSALVGVAGMWALAIDEVSSLQTVLAHCFVFGMAAAGIQAVNQSRMLFLIDAAPKEELTYYVAVTNTVSAILALVVAAFFGYIAQIQGVIWPVILVAILNFIAAAYSLTLKEPSSGETNGVSQGAESAAKP
- a CDS encoding aminotransferase class V-fold PLP-dependent enzyme; translation: MADLPAGANTDTLLAQALGWLEPMSGGVVPAIEPATTYKRDPAMPVDEGLWYSRPDNPCYWQVEALIARLEGAEAALVTGSGSASMAMVAEALTVGDHVLIPKMAYGGLHFLATDMANHWGIRFDSYPAGDLDALKTLMRPGETKIVWVEAPSNPELIVTDIAAASAIAHDAGARLVVDSTFAPPPLFRPIDLGADLVLHSATKFLNGHSDVVAGSIATARCDDFWDHIAHMRFRSGAVLGPFETWLMLRGMRTLHVRMERAQQNAQAVAAFLAQHDRVSRVYYPGLPEHPSHDLARRQMAGFGAMIAFDVDGGADEAAAVWGGTKVFKNATSLGGPESLIEHRHVSDGYDTPVPPSLLRLSIGLEDQDDLIADLDQALGGPASNRKPGTATNLAQGLGWESKPHGGVILPLYMAATYQRAPDAYGEGYSYGRDHNPNFEQPEALLAELEGGAAARIFSSGMAATAAVFQALSHGDHVVVQDTLYWGVRAFLKQLAVKWGIAIDWFPSGDLDALRAMVRDGETKVVWIETPANPEMTIIDIAGAAAIAHDVGARLVADNTFATPLVTRPLDLDADMVMHSATKYLNGHSDVVAGALVTARDDDFWQEVAAVRHLAGAILGPFEAWLLMRGMRTLDVRLERAMANAMAVAEHLENHGAVSQVLYPGLASFAGHDMARGQMAGGFGAMLSIRVGGGEDAAKRVWSGFRVFKTATSLGGVESLVEHRGSVEGADSPVPKDLLRLSVGIEHIDDLIADLDRALTHA
- a CDS encoding VOC family protein encodes the protein MNNGDPTDLDAFVTFIYTPDTPRAFAFYEEVLALPLIHDEGVARIYRIAGSSYLGVCQEGEGRPCEPRGLCLSLITDDVDGWYARLTAEGVSTEGPPKALPQYGVYSFFLRDPDGHLIEVQRFDNPDWAKT
- the gatA gene encoding Asp-tRNA(Asn)/Glu-tRNA(Gln) amidotransferase subunit GatA, translating into MSDLVDITIADARDLLHSGETSSRELAEAQIGAMERHRDLNAFITEAPETALAMAEASDKRRAGGEVGALEGIPVAIKDLFCTKGLLTTAGSHILDGFQPPYESTVTANMWAAGAVMLGKTNMDEFAMGSSNLTSYYGGAINPWRMPGDNRKLVPGGSSGGSASAVAARMALGATGTDTGGSIRQPASFTGITGLKPTYGRCSRWGIVAFASSLDQAGPMARSVRDCAILLGAMAGHDEKDSTSVDIEVPDYEAGIDDGVKGLTIGIPKEYRVDGMPGDIEDLWQKGIHWLEEQGAKTVEISLPHTKYALPAYYIVAPAEASSNLARYDGVKYGLRVEADDLTTMYEKTRAEGFGAEVQRRVLIGTYVLSAGYYDAYYLKAQKVRTRIAEDFKSAFASVDAVLTPTAPNTAFSADDPPTDPIEMYLNDVFTVPASMAGIPGVSVPAGLSSEGLPLGLQVLGKAFDEPTVLKVARALEVAAAFDARPEGI